Proteins from a single region of Pseudomonas fulva:
- a CDS encoding chemotaxis protein CheD: MPKRPAITEVYLQPGGYHFGGLYTRVRTLLGSCVSIVLWHPQARLGGMCHFILPTRGRPSAQSDGRYGDEVMSLLCDAISQSGTALGDYQARIFGGAHMFAELAHSRRQHVGQHNVAMARRLLAERNLACYGEHVGGTRHRNLIFDIWSGQVALKQSLPLNAPGLRAGQHWK, encoded by the coding sequence ATGCCTAAACGCCCTGCTATCACCGAGGTTTATCTGCAACCCGGCGGTTACCACTTCGGCGGGCTCTACACCCGCGTGCGCACCTTGCTCGGCTCCTGCGTGTCGATCGTGCTCTGGCATCCCCAGGCACGCCTGGGCGGCATGTGCCATTTCATCCTGCCCACCCGTGGCCGCCCCAGCGCCCAGAGCGACGGGCGTTATGGCGACGAGGTGATGAGCCTTTTGTGCGATGCGATCAGCCAGAGCGGCACAGCGCTGGGCGACTACCAGGCGCGGATCTTCGGTGGCGCCCACATGTTCGCCGAGCTGGCCCACTCCCGGCGCCAGCATGTGGGCCAGCACAACGTCGCCATGGCCCGCCGCCTGCTGGCCGAGCGCAACCTCGCCTGTTACGGCGAGCATGTCGGCGGTACCCGCCACCGCAATCTCATCTTTGATATCTGGAGCGGCCAGGTCGCCCTGAAGCAAAGCCTGCCACTCAACGCCCCCGGGCTCCGCGCTGGACAGCATTGGAAATGA
- a CDS encoding metallophosphoesterase family protein, whose amino-acid sequence MKIGLIADTHGLLRPQALAALQGVDHLIHAGDIGGPQILAELERIAPLSVVRGNNDGDAWADAIPERLTLRFGAVSLYVLHDLKGLDIDPRAAGLDVVIAGHSHKPLHEERDGVLYLNPGSAGPRRFKLPIGVAILHIDGDGVRAEMIGLEV is encoded by the coding sequence ATGAAGATTGGCCTGATCGCCGATACCCACGGCCTGTTGCGGCCCCAGGCGCTGGCGGCGCTGCAGGGTGTCGATCATCTGATCCACGCCGGCGATATCGGCGGGCCGCAGATCCTAGCCGAGCTCGAACGCATCGCGCCCCTGTCGGTGGTGCGCGGCAACAACGATGGCGACGCCTGGGCCGATGCCATCCCCGAGCGCCTGACGCTGCGCTTCGGTGCGGTCAGCCTGTACGTGCTGCATGACCTCAAAGGGCTGGATATCGACCCCAGGGCCGCGGGCCTCGACGTGGTGATCGCCGGGCATTCGCACAAACCGCTGCATGAAGAACGCGATGGCGTGCTTTATCTCAACCCCGGCAGCGCCGGCCCGCGGCGGTTCAAGTTGCCGATTGGGGTGGCCATTCTGCATATCGATGGGGATGGGGTGCGGGCGGAGATGATTGGGTTGGAGGTTTGA
- a CDS encoding methyl-accepting chemotaxis protein — MLSNFKIGTRLIVAFILVAGISAIVGLVGLSNTSTMNDLADKMYARELIGLSKIKDANLNLIYIGRARANYLLATTQQDRERIRNEITNYSETARTLIDEARKLFSSDRAMELFRESDAVWKDYQDSLTQTLRSAAAQDLYAADPELQRQLTETRAHGDKIGEIFAELSKIKEANASEANDQTTELYSSSRTIMIAVIIGGVLFGVLLGFLISRSITRPLGRAVDAANLLAEGDLRVNLESKARDETGQLLNAMSNMSAKLAQIIAEVRSSADSLSSASEEISSTAQSMSQAASEQAASVEETSASMEEMSASIAQNTENARVTDGMASKAANEAGEGGQAVKDTVRAMKTIADKIGIVDDIAYQTNLLALNAAIEAARAGEHGKGFAVVAAEVRKLAERSQVAAQEIGEVAKSSVALAERAGTLLDEIVPSIAKTSDLVQEIAAASDEQSSGVGQISTAMNQLSELTQQNASASEELAATAEEMSGQAEQLQQLMDFFRLTAAGERITVANPPRNRPQPPRGNGPMRQPRDDDGHPGGLPAGYVRFQE; from the coding sequence ATGCTCAGTAACTTCAAGATCGGTACCCGGCTCATCGTCGCCTTCATCCTGGTCGCCGGAATCAGCGCCATCGTCGGCCTGGTCGGCCTGTCCAACACCTCGACCATGAACGACCTGGCCGACAAGATGTATGCCCGGGAGCTGATCGGGCTGTCGAAGATCAAGGACGCCAACCTCAACCTGATCTACATCGGTCGGGCGCGTGCCAACTACCTGCTGGCGACCACCCAGCAGGACCGTGAGCGGATTCGCAACGAAATCACCAACTACAGCGAAACCGCGCGCACGCTCATCGACGAAGCCCGCAAGCTGTTTTCCAGCGATCGCGCCATGGAGCTGTTCCGCGAGTCCGATGCGGTATGGAAGGACTATCAGGACAGCCTGACGCAAACGCTGCGAAGCGCGGCGGCTCAGGATCTGTATGCCGCGGATCCGGAACTGCAGCGTCAGCTGACCGAGACCCGCGCCCATGGCGACAAGATCGGGGAAATCTTCGCCGAGCTGTCGAAGATCAAGGAGGCCAACGCAAGCGAGGCCAACGACCAGACCACCGAGCTGTACAGCTCCAGCCGCACCATCATGATCGCCGTGATCATCGGCGGTGTGCTGTTCGGCGTGCTTCTCGGCTTCCTGATCAGCCGCAGCATCACCCGCCCGCTGGGCCGCGCCGTCGACGCGGCGAACCTGCTGGCCGAAGGTGACCTGCGCGTCAACCTGGAGAGCAAGGCGCGCGACGAAACCGGCCAGTTGCTCAATGCCATGAGCAACATGAGCGCCAAGCTGGCGCAGATCATCGCCGAGGTACGCAGCTCCGCCGATTCGCTGTCCAGCGCCTCCGAGGAAATTTCCTCCACCGCCCAGAGCATGAGCCAGGCCGCCTCCGAGCAGGCCGCTTCGGTCGAGGAGACCAGCGCCTCGATGGAAGAGATGTCCGCTTCCATCGCGCAGAACACCGAGAACGCCCGGGTCACCGACGGCATGGCCAGCAAGGCCGCCAACGAGGCCGGTGAAGGCGGCCAGGCGGTGAAAGACACCGTGCGCGCGATGAAGACCATCGCCGACAAGATCGGCATCGTCGACGACATCGCCTACCAGACCAACCTGCTGGCCCTCAACGCCGCCATCGAAGCGGCCCGTGCCGGCGAGCACGGCAAGGGGTTCGCCGTGGTCGCGGCGGAAGTGCGCAAGCTGGCCGAACGCAGCCAGGTGGCCGCCCAGGAGATCGGCGAAGTGGCGAAGAGCAGCGTGGCCCTGGCCGAACGCGCCGGCACCCTGCTCGACGAGATCGTGCCGTCCATCGCCAAGACCTCCGACCTAGTACAGGAAATCGCCGCCGCCTCCGACGAGCAGAGCAGTGGCGTCGGCCAGATCAGCACGGCCATGAACCAGCTCAGCGAGCTGACCCAGCAGAACGCCTCGGCGTCCGAGGAGCTGGCCGCCACCGCCGAAGAAATGAGCGGCCAGGCCGAGCAGCTGCAACAGCTGATGGACTTCTTCCGCCTCACGGCTGCGGGCGAGCGCATCACCGTCGCCAACCCGCCGCGCAATCGCCCGCAGCCCCCGCGCGGCAATGGCCCGATGCGCCAGCCGCGTGACGATGACGGTCATCCCGGCGGCCTGCCCGCCGGCTACGTGCGCTTCCAGGAGTAG
- a CDS encoding DUF3060 domain-containing protein, whose translation MNRMQKLGGLLAAMALASLAHAESLNIEGIGLSRDVSCKGQDVNISGNANVIHLKGDCGAVEIAGSEHKVTLDTAKSLSVAGAEHEVAAERVNALSVDTTDNQVRTTVAGGEQPALVEVTGADQVLDLQFEGLVKLDVSGSDQQVRWRGDEPEVQMSGIDNKVERR comes from the coding sequence ATGAACAGGATGCAAAAGCTGGGCGGCCTGTTGGCCGCTATGGCGCTGGCGAGCCTGGCGCACGCCGAGTCGCTGAATATCGAGGGGATTGGCCTGTCGCGCGACGTATCGTGCAAGGGCCAGGACGTGAATATTTCCGGCAACGCCAACGTGATTCACCTCAAGGGTGATTGTGGCGCGGTGGAGATTGCCGGCTCGGAACACAAGGTGACGTTGGATACGGCCAAGTCGTTGAGCGTTGCCGGGGCCGAGCACGAGGTGGCCGCCGAGCGCGTCAATGCGCTGAGTGTCGACACCACGGACAATCAGGTGCGTACGACCGTTGCGGGCGGCGAGCAGCCGGCGCTGGTCGAGGTCACGGGCGCCGATCAGGTGCTGGACCTGCAGTTCGAGGGGCTGGTCAAGCTGGATGTCAGCGGTTCGGATCAGCAGGTGCGCTGGCGCGGCGACGAGCCTGAGGTGCAGATGAGCGGCATCGACAACAAGGTCGAGCGCCGATAG
- a CDS encoding chemotaxis protein CheW produces MSEPRLLDNATAESGQYLTFTLAHELFAVEIRAVREIIGYGRLTTVPMMPPSILGVINLRGAVVPVVDLGQRFGGQATAIGPRTCIVILEIAGPGHTQVIGIVVDAVNEVRELGAEHIEPTPAFGGSIRADFIRGMGKLDDRLVVMLDIGRVISAEEYVALNQAQQQGAGH; encoded by the coding sequence ATGAGTGAACCACGGCTGCTCGACAACGCCACGGCGGAGTCGGGCCAGTACCTGACCTTCACCCTGGCCCACGAGCTGTTCGCGGTGGAGATCCGCGCCGTGCGCGAAATCATCGGCTACGGCCGGCTGACCACGGTGCCGATGATGCCGCCGAGCATTCTCGGCGTGATCAACCTGCGCGGCGCCGTGGTGCCGGTGGTGGACCTTGGCCAACGCTTCGGCGGGCAAGCAACCGCCATCGGCCCACGCACCTGCATCGTGATCTTGGAGATCGCCGGGCCAGGCCATACCCAGGTGATCGGCATCGTCGTCGATGCGGTCAATGAAGTGCGCGAGCTGGGCGCCGAGCATATCGAGCCGACGCCTGCCTTTGGCGGCAGCATTCGCGCCGACTTCATTCGTGGCATGGGCAAGCTCGATGACCGCCTGGTGGTGATGCTGGATATCGGCCGGGTGATCTCCGCCGAGGAATACGTCGCGCTGAATCAGGCGCAGCAACAGGGTGCCGGTCACTGA
- a CDS encoding protein-glutamate methylesterase/protein-glutamine glutaminase, with protein sequence MKSIKVMIVDDSAVVRQVLSQVLAADPAIEVIGTAADPLFALDKMQRQWPDVIVLDVEMPRMDGITFLRKLMAEHPTPVVICSTLTEKGATTTMQALSAGAVSIVTKPQASLSKFLVDASDDLVNAVKAAARANVRRLANKAVPAAPQAKLSADAILPPASGAMARTTERIVAIGTSTGGTQALEYILTRLPRVCPALVIVQHMPERFTAAFAERLNGLCELEVLEARHGDRVVPGRALIAPGGRHLLLKRSGAQYVVDVVDGPPVSRHRPSVDVLFRSTARAAGANATGIIMTGMGDDGARGLREMFEAGALTLGQDEASCVVYGMPKEAMKLGAVSREIPLEQIPAAILRG encoded by the coding sequence ATGAAAAGCATAAAAGTCATGATCGTCGACGACTCGGCCGTGGTGCGCCAGGTGCTCTCCCAGGTGCTGGCGGCCGACCCGGCGATCGAAGTCATCGGCACCGCCGCCGACCCGTTGTTCGCCCTCGACAAGATGCAACGTCAATGGCCCGACGTGATCGTGCTCGACGTCGAGATGCCGCGCATGGACGGCATCACCTTTCTGCGCAAACTGATGGCCGAACACCCCACCCCCGTGGTGATCTGCTCGACGCTCACCGAAAAGGGCGCCACCACCACCATGCAGGCGCTGTCGGCAGGGGCGGTGAGCATCGTCACCAAACCCCAGGCCAGCCTCAGCAAATTCCTGGTCGACGCCAGCGATGACCTGGTCAATGCGGTCAAGGCGGCGGCCCGCGCCAACGTGCGACGCCTGGCCAACAAGGCGGTGCCCGCCGCGCCCCAGGCCAAGCTCAGCGCCGACGCCATCCTGCCGCCCGCCAGTGGTGCCATGGCGCGCACCACCGAGCGCATCGTCGCCATCGGCACCTCCACCGGCGGCACCCAGGCGCTGGAATACATCCTCACCCGCCTGCCACGGGTGTGCCCGGCGCTGGTGATCGTCCAGCACATGCCCGAGCGCTTCACCGCCGCCTTCGCCGAGCGCCTCAACGGCCTGTGCGAACTGGAGGTGCTGGAGGCGCGCCATGGTGACCGCGTGGTGCCCGGTCGCGCCCTGATCGCCCCGGGCGGCCGCCACCTGCTGCTCAAGCGCAGCGGCGCCCAGTACGTGGTCGATGTGGTCGACGGCCCGCCGGTCAGCCGCCACAGGCCCTCGGTGGACGTGCTGTTTCGCTCCACCGCCCGCGCCGCCGGGGCCAACGCCACCGGCATCATCATGACCGGCATGGGTGACGACGGCGCCCGTGGCCTGCGCGAAATGTTCGAGGCCGGCGCCCTGACCCTCGGCCAGGACGAGGCCAGCTGCGTGGTCTACGGCATGCCCAAGGAAGCCATGAAGCTTGGCGCGGTCAGCCGGGAAATCCCCCTGGAGCAGATCCCGGCCGCCATTCTGCGCGGTTAG
- a CDS encoding chemotaxis protein CheW → MNTLANASREPAQQYLTFVLGDEHYAVDTLHVREILECTRFTPVPRMPAAVRGATNLRGSVVPVIDLQARFNGQLTPLGKRTCIVILDMPDEQRPQPIGVLVDAVSAVREIHPAQIQPAPSFGSHLRSDFIAGVVRLEERFVTLLALAQVLDLEALGSPPNTESD, encoded by the coding sequence ATGAACACGCTCGCCAACGCCAGCCGTGAACCGGCCCAGCAGTACCTGACCTTCGTGCTGGGCGACGAGCACTACGCCGTCGATACCCTGCACGTGCGGGAAATTCTCGAATGCACCCGCTTCACCCCGGTACCACGCATGCCGGCAGCGGTCCGCGGTGCGACCAATCTGCGCGGCTCCGTGGTGCCGGTGATCGACCTGCAGGCGCGCTTCAACGGCCAGCTGACGCCGTTGGGCAAGCGCACCTGCATCGTGATTCTCGACATGCCGGACGAGCAACGCCCGCAGCCCATCGGCGTGCTGGTGGATGCCGTCAGCGCGGTGCGGGAGATCCACCCGGCGCAGATTCAGCCGGCGCCGTCCTTCGGCAGTCATTTGCGTAGCGATTTCATCGCCGGTGTCGTGCGTCTGGAGGAACGCTTCGTCACCTTGCTGGCTCTCGCCCAGGTACTCGATCTAGAAGCACTCGGCAGCCCGCCGAATACAGAAAGCGACTGA
- a CDS encoding CheR family methyltransferase, which translates to MSNQATLSDTEFSQFRQLIHDIAGIHLSDTKKTLVAGRLNKRLRALAMATYGEYFRLVGKDKAELQTCVDLLTTNETYFFREPKHFDFLRELLQRPGAIPSGRPLRIWSGACSSGEEPYTLALLLAERLGERPWEILASDISQRILTQARNGVYDLEDGQNIPRHLLVKHCLRGVDDNQGRMMIAPSLRQRVRFAQINLNNALPDVGLFDVIFLRNVMIYFDAETKRQVVARLLSHLRPGGHFIISHSESLNGVNDTLKVIKPSIYQKPNA; encoded by the coding sequence ATGTCGAACCAAGCCACGCTCTCGGATACCGAGTTCAGCCAGTTCCGCCAGTTGATCCACGATATCGCCGGCATTCACCTGTCCGATACCAAGAAGACCCTGGTGGCCGGCCGCCTCAACAAGCGCCTGCGCGCACTGGCCATGGCCACCTATGGCGAATACTTCCGCCTGGTCGGCAAGGACAAGGCGGAGCTGCAGACCTGCGTGGACCTGCTCACCACCAACGAAACCTACTTCTTCCGCGAGCCCAAGCACTTCGACTTCCTGCGCGAGCTGCTGCAGAGGCCCGGCGCGATTCCCAGCGGCCGCCCCCTGCGCATCTGGAGCGGCGCCTGCTCCAGCGGCGAAGAGCCCTACACCCTGGCCCTGCTGCTGGCCGAACGCCTGGGCGAGCGCCCCTGGGAGATCCTCGCCTCGGACATCAGCCAGCGCATCCTCACCCAGGCGCGCAACGGCGTGTACGACCTCGAGGACGGCCAGAACATCCCCCGCCATCTGCTGGTCAAGCACTGCCTGCGCGGCGTCGACGACAACCAGGGGCGGATGATGATCGCCCCGTCCCTGCGCCAGCGGGTGCGCTTCGCCCAGATCAACCTCAACAACGCGCTGCCGGATGTAGGGCTGTTCGACGTGATCTTCCTGCGCAACGTGATGATCTACTTCGACGCCGAGACCAAGCGCCAGGTGGTCGCACGGCTGCTCAGCCACCTGCGCCCGGGCGGCCATTTCATCATCAGCCACTCGGAGAGCCTGAACGGCGTCAACGACACCCTCAAGGTCATAAAACCCTCGATCTACCAGAAGCCAAATGCCTAA
- the ilvD gene encoding dihydroxy-acid dehydratase: MPDYRSKTSTHGRNMAGARALWRATGMKDEDFKKPIIAIANSFTQFVPGHVHLKDLGQLVAREIEKAGGVAKEFNTIAVDDGIAMGHDGMLYSLPSREIIADSVEYMVNAHCADAIVCISNCDKITPGMLMAALRLNIPVIFVSGGPMEAGKTKLASHGLDLVDAMVIAADSTASDEKVAEYERSACPTCGSCSGMFTANSMNCLTEALGLALPGNGSTLATHSDREQLFLKAGRTIVELCKRYYGEGDDSVLPRNIANFKAFENAMMLDIAMGGSTNTILHLLAAAQEAEVDFDLRDIDRLSRLVPQLCKVAPNIQKYHMEDVHRAGGIFSILGSLARGGLLHTDLPTVHSKSMAEAIAKWDITQTDDEAVHHFFKAGPAGIPTQTAFSQSTRWETLDDDRENGCIRSVEHAYSKEGGLAVLYGNIALDGCVVKTAGVDESIHVFEGNAKIFESQDSAVRGILNDEVKEGDIVIIRYEGPKGGPGMQEMLYPTSYLKSKGLGKACALLTDGRFSGGTSGLSIGHASPEAAAGGAIGLVKDGDKVLIDIPNRSINLLVSDEEIAHRRHEQDKKGWKPAEQRPRKVTTALKAYALLATSADKGAVRNKALLDG, encoded by the coding sequence ATGCCTGATTACCGCTCGAAGACCTCCACCCACGGCCGCAACATGGCCGGCGCCCGTGCCCTGTGGCGCGCCACCGGGATGAAGGACGAAGACTTCAAGAAACCGATCATCGCCATCGCCAACTCCTTCACCCAGTTCGTGCCCGGCCACGTCCACCTCAAGGACCTGGGCCAGCTGGTCGCCCGCGAGATCGAGAAGGCCGGTGGCGTGGCCAAGGAATTCAACACCATCGCCGTCGACGACGGCATCGCCATGGGCCACGACGGCATGCTCTATTCGCTGCCGAGCCGCGAGATCATCGCCGACTCCGTGGAGTACATGGTCAACGCCCACTGCGCCGACGCCATCGTCTGCATCTCCAACTGCGACAAGATCACCCCCGGCATGCTGATGGCCGCCCTGCGCCTGAACATCCCAGTGATCTTCGTTTCCGGCGGGCCGATGGAAGCCGGCAAGACCAAGCTGGCCAGCCACGGCCTGGACCTGGTCGACGCCATGGTGATCGCCGCCGACTCGACCGCCTCGGACGAGAAAGTCGCCGAATACGAGCGCAGCGCCTGCCCGACCTGCGGCAGCTGCTCCGGCATGTTCACCGCCAACTCGATGAACTGCCTGACCGAAGCCCTGGGCCTGGCCCTGCCGGGCAACGGCTCGACCCTGGCCACCCACAGCGACCGCGAGCAGCTGTTCCTCAAGGCCGGGCGCACCATCGTCGAGCTGTGCAAGCGCTACTACGGCGAAGGCGACGACTCGGTGCTGCCGCGCAACATCGCCAACTTCAAGGCGTTCGAGAACGCCATGATGCTGGACATCGCCATGGGCGGCTCGACCAACACCATCCTGCACCTGCTGGCGGCCGCCCAGGAAGCCGAGGTGGACTTCGACCTGCGCGACATCGATCGCCTGTCGCGCCTGGTGCCGCAGCTGTGCAAGGTGGCGCCGAACATCCAGAAGTACCACATGGAAGACGTGCACCGTGCCGGCGGCATCTTCTCCATCCTCGGCTCCCTGGCCCGCGGCGGCCTGCTGCACACCGACCTGCCGACCGTACACAGCAAATCCATGGCCGAAGCCATCGCCAAGTGGGACATCACCCAGACCGATGACGAAGCCGTGCACCACTTCTTCAAGGCCGGCCCGGCGGGCATCCCCACCCAGACCGCGTTCAGCCAGTCGACCCGTTGGGAAACCCTGGACGACGACCGCGAGAACGGCTGCATCCGCAGCGTCGAGCACGCCTACTCGAAAGAAGGCGGCCTGGCCGTGCTGTACGGCAACATCGCCCTCGATGGCTGCGTGGTGAAGACCGCCGGCGTCGACGAGTCGATCCACGTGTTCGAGGGTAACGCCAAGATCTTCGAAAGCCAGGACAGCGCGGTGCGCGGCATCCTCAATGACGAGGTGAAGGAAGGCGACATCGTCATCATCCGCTACGAAGGCCCGAAAGGCGGCCCGGGCATGCAGGAAATGCTCTACCCGACCTCCTACCTGAAATCCAAGGGCCTGGGCAAAGCCTGCGCCCTGCTCACCGACGGCCGCTTCTCCGGCGGCACCTCGGGCCTGTCCATCGGCCACGCCTCGCCGGAGGCCGCTGCTGGCGGCGCCATCGGCCTGGTCAAGGATGGCGACAAGGTGCTGATCGACATCCCCAACCGCTCGATCAACCTGCTGGTCAGCGACGAGGAAATCGCCCATCGCCGCCACGAGCAGGACAAGAAGGGCTGGAAACCGGCCGAGCAACGCCCCCGCAAGGTGACCACCGCCCTCAAGGCCTACGCCCTGCTCGCCACCAGCGCCGACAAGGGCGCCGTGCGCAACAAGGCGCTGCTGGACGGTTGA
- the gloA gene encoding lactoylglutathione lyase yields MTLDELNTLPGVTGKPDVATADFVYNHTMIRVKDLEKSLDFYTRVLGFTLLEKKDFPDAEFSLYFLALIADKSQIPADPDARHQWRKSIPGVLELTYNHGTEKDPEFSYHSGNSDPRGFGHLCVAVPDIKAACQRFEDLGVEFQKRLTDGRMRNIAFIKDPDGYWVEIIQFTDVD; encoded by the coding sequence ATGACCCTCGATGAACTCAATACCCTGCCCGGCGTGACCGGCAAGCCTGACGTCGCCACGGCGGACTTCGTCTACAACCACACCATGATCCGCGTGAAGGATCTCGAGAAGTCCCTGGACTTCTACACCCGCGTGCTGGGCTTCACCCTGCTGGAAAAGAAGGATTTCCCGGATGCCGAATTCAGCCTGTACTTCCTGGCGCTGATCGCTGACAAATCGCAGATCCCGGCTGACCCGGACGCGCGTCACCAATGGCGCAAATCCATTCCCGGCGTGCTGGAACTGACCTACAACCATGGCACCGAGAAGGACCCCGAATTCTCGTACCACAGCGGCAACAGCGACCCGCGCGGCTTCGGTCACCTGTGCGTCGCGGTACCGGACATCAAGGCCGCCTGCCAGCGCTTCGAAGACCTCGGCGTGGAGTTCCAGAAGCGCCTGACCGACGGGCGCATGCGCAACATCGCCTTTATCAAGGACCCGGATGGCTACTGGGTGGAAATCATCCAGTTCACCGACGTGGACTGA
- a CDS encoding LysR family transcriptional regulator — MAQQLPSLNALHAFEAAARLGSVSRAAVELHVTHGAVSRQIRTLEEQLGVALFSKDGRGLKLTDAGMRLRDVSGESFARLRQVCGELRQREVDTPFVLGCPGSLLARWFIPRLDRLNGALPDLRLQLSTSQGELDPRSPQVDATLLYAEPPWPADMQVFELAHESIGPVISPQHPRFAELSAAAPAALLHEALLHTTSRPQAWPQWLAAMGLDPSAMGLGQGFEHLYYLLEAAGAGLGVAIAPLQLVADDLKAGRLVAPWGFVETEARLALWVPQRRSGGRAERLAGWLRSELQIVQ, encoded by the coding sequence ATGGCCCAGCAGCTGCCGTCGCTCAATGCCCTGCATGCCTTCGAGGCGGCCGCAAGACTGGGCAGCGTCAGCCGTGCGGCCGTCGAGCTGCACGTCACCCACGGCGCGGTGAGCCGGCAGATCCGCACCCTGGAGGAGCAGTTGGGCGTGGCGCTGTTCAGCAAGGACGGGCGTGGCCTGAAGCTGACCGACGCCGGTATGCGCCTGCGAGACGTGAGTGGTGAAAGCTTCGCCCGGCTGCGCCAGGTGTGCGGCGAGCTGCGCCAGCGCGAGGTCGATACGCCGTTCGTGCTCGGCTGCCCGGGCAGCCTGCTGGCGCGCTGGTTCATTCCGCGCCTGGATCGGCTCAACGGGGCCTTGCCGGATCTGCGCCTGCAGTTGTCCACCAGCCAGGGCGAACTGGACCCGCGCAGCCCCCAGGTGGATGCCACGCTGCTGTATGCCGAGCCGCCCTGGCCGGCCGACATGCAGGTCTTCGAACTGGCGCACGAATCCATCGGCCCAGTGATCAGCCCGCAGCATCCACGCTTTGCCGAGCTGAGCGCCGCCGCGCCGGCCGCGTTGCTGCACGAAGCGCTGTTGCACACCACTTCACGGCCCCAGGCCTGGCCGCAATGGCTGGCAGCGATGGGCCTCGATCCGTCCGCCATGGGTCTGGGCCAGGGCTTCGAGCACCTCTACTACCTGCTCGAAGCGGCGGGGGCCGGCCTCGGCGTGGCCATCGCGCCGCTGCAACTGGTGGCCGATGACCTGAAGGCGGGGCGGCTGGTCGCGCCCTGGGGTTTCGTCGAGACCGAAGCACGCCTGGCCCTGTGGGTACCGCAGCGGCGCAGCGGCGGGCGCGCCGAGCGGTTGGCCGGCTGGTTGCGAAGTGAGTTGCAAATCGTGCAGTGA